From Deinococcus aquaticus, one genomic window encodes:
- a CDS encoding M67 family metallopeptidase: MLLLPDSLRAELWAHARRDAPRECVGALGGLTVPVQAGALPTWQVRTLYPLPNTARDPQREYLADPLHLLRALKAMRAEGLELVGLYHSHPRGPDQPSLTDTRLATYDVPYLIADLHGGTLRAYLLPAGREVRVLAGEPGGMQVSGGGPDGSDTEKDSANGTAALAPEHRM; encoded by the coding sequence GTGCTGCTGCTTCCCGATTCACTGCGGGCCGAACTGTGGGCCCACGCCCGCCGGGACGCCCCGCGCGAGTGCGTGGGCGCGCTGGGCGGCCTGACCGTGCCCGTGCAGGCGGGTGCGCTGCCCACCTGGCAGGTGCGGACGCTGTACCCGCTGCCGAACACCGCCCGCGACCCGCAGCGCGAGTACCTGGCCGACCCGCTGCACCTGCTGCGCGCCCTGAAAGCCATGCGCGCCGAGGGCCTGGAACTGGTGGGCCTGTACCACAGTCACCCGCGCGGCCCCGATCAGCCCAGCCTCACCGACACCCGACTGGCGACCTACGACGTGCCGTACCTGATCGCGGACCTGCACGGCGGCACGCTGCGCGCCTACCTGCTGCCGGCGGGTCGGGAGGTCAGGGTGCTCGCAGGTGAACCCGGCGGAATGCAGGTATCTGGGGGCGGCCCGGATGGAAGCGACACGGAGAAGGACAGTGCAAACGGAACCGCTGCCCTTGCACCTGAACATCGGATGTGA
- a CDS encoding DNA translocase FtsK: protein MAKARSRGAPPVGRFDGEALGLVLFALGIFLGVTVLLPQTDVNGAGFMAQARTLLTTWLGWAAWLLPVVPVAYGVLVFLGRDLTNLSRRVLGGVIVVLSMLALHEVVQPGAAGRLAEQVMRPLLAAVSYLAALIPLVTLTLGTEVMLRLKPLTLLKGFFLMVSVLLGGGAAQVQGAIESRQEGREAARVRGAARQGVAATARDVDTLRRLYPQADAPRTLQAELREAQREIRTLDEAGLKNLDRELSAWRESLRTFVGDAARDLREQVIAEAPDAGANVEATANELRAGRHELSVELPSTLASGALERLRRAMVMEIQRLAQRAGRLERDRKAAEKALGKPDAATLTRELPAHQERTQEWLDLVADFTAWRGRLHAYAGWPDLTAAFDRAPTEAAAQLAEALAADPDGTLADPAEWRVHLARVQEEARRRAEAMSTPAVTALPTLDFDFSAAPAPQPSPLPAQTLAPATATSPGLWTRPGETLPPSAPPPVTLPAAQTPVQTVAPAAASVGAGLPPAATRTPVTLPPAEPLDPALDDLDFGPELEAQTAADLHGSSDTVDHDRVAFMPASPAASMPSAQAAGGSLDPFSDWDDDDLPFGPASSGTVQGGGAPAVPAARVSAPWEAGPPVSPARPAPVPSAPTVSAPTPVTAPVVAALPHEKLAALAALERPPMQGALPLALPTYALLDAIPAAALNTEALDISARQRASLIDETLRHFNLQARVVDYARGPTVTRYEIEPAPGEKISRIAGLSNDLARALAVGGVRVEAPVPGKSVIGLEVPNAEREPVTFHQAADAPSFRATRAKLPIILGKSIDGELMVGDLAKMPHLLVAGSTGSGKSVCVNTLITSLLFRYLPTELRFLMIDPKMVELTPYDGIPHLVRNVVTNPVDAAGVLLGAVAHMERRYKMMSQVGAKNLEQFNAKMRQIGETELPHLVIIIDELADLMITSPKEVESAIMRLAQMARATGMHLVLATQRPSVDILTSLIKVNVPARIAFAVSSSHDSRTILDAMGAERLTGMGDMLFYQPGLIKPLRLQGPYISEVESARIADELRRQVFEDDFVEAYGSDFEGGVEASGPGADRSNMDFSDPLLRQAAQICIEEGQGSVSRLQRRLSVGHARAGKLMDMLEAMGIVSKHQGSKPRDILISEADLAEHFGR, encoded by the coding sequence ATGGCGAAGGCTCGTTCAAGGGGTGCTCCTCCGGTAGGAAGATTTGACGGAGAGGCGCTGGGCCTGGTGCTGTTCGCGCTGGGTATTTTTCTGGGTGTCACGGTGCTGCTTCCACAGACCGACGTGAACGGCGCGGGGTTCATGGCGCAGGCGCGGACGCTGCTGACCACCTGGCTGGGGTGGGCGGCGTGGCTGCTGCCGGTCGTGCCGGTCGCGTACGGGGTGCTGGTATTCCTGGGACGCGACCTGACGAACCTGTCGCGCCGCGTGCTGGGCGGCGTGATCGTGGTGCTGTCCATGCTGGCGCTGCATGAGGTGGTGCAGCCGGGCGCGGCGGGCCGGCTGGCCGAGCAGGTCATGAGGCCGCTGCTGGCGGCCGTCAGTTACCTCGCGGCGCTCATTCCGCTGGTCACGTTGACGCTGGGGACCGAGGTGATGCTGCGCCTGAAACCGCTGACGCTGCTCAAGGGCTTCTTCCTGATGGTCAGCGTGCTGCTGGGCGGCGGGGCCGCGCAGGTGCAGGGTGCCATCGAGTCCCGGCAGGAGGGCCGCGAGGCTGCCCGCGTGCGGGGCGCGGCCCGGCAGGGCGTGGCCGCCACGGCCCGCGACGTGGACACCCTGCGCCGCCTGTACCCGCAGGCCGACGCGCCGCGCACCCTTCAGGCCGAACTGCGGGAAGCGCAGCGGGAGATCCGCACGCTGGACGAGGCGGGCCTGAAGAACCTGGACCGTGAACTGAGCGCGTGGCGCGAAAGCCTGCGCACGTTCGTCGGGGACGCCGCGCGCGACCTGCGTGAACAGGTGATCGCCGAAGCCCCGGACGCCGGAGCGAACGTGGAGGCGACTGCCAACGAACTGCGCGCCGGACGGCACGAGCTGAGCGTCGAGCTGCCCAGCACCCTCGCCAGCGGCGCGCTGGAACGCCTGCGCCGCGCGATGGTCATGGAAATCCAGAGGCTCGCGCAGCGGGCCGGGCGACTGGAACGCGACCGCAAGGCCGCCGAGAAGGCCCTGGGTAAACCGGACGCCGCCACCCTGACCCGCGAACTGCCCGCCCATCAGGAACGCACCCAGGAGTGGCTGGATCTGGTCGCGGACTTCACGGCGTGGCGGGGTCGCCTGCACGCGTACGCCGGCTGGCCGGACCTGACGGCCGCGTTCGACCGCGCGCCGACCGAGGCGGCCGCGCAGCTGGCCGAGGCGCTGGCCGCCGACCCGGACGGCACGCTGGCCGACCCGGCCGAGTGGCGCGTGCATCTGGCCCGCGTGCAGGAAGAAGCCCGCCGCCGCGCCGAGGCCATGAGCACGCCCGCCGTGACCGCGCTCCCCACCCTGGATTTCGATTTCAGCGCCGCGCCCGCCCCGCAGCCAAGCCCGCTGCCCGCTCAGACGCTGGCCCCGGCAACCGCGACGTCGCCGGGCCTGTGGACCCGTCCCGGCGAGACGCTACCGCCATCCGCGCCGCCACCTGTGACCCTGCCTGCCGCCCAGACTCCGGTGCAGACCGTGGCTCCGGCTGCGGCGTCTGTGGGGGCCGGCCTGCCGCCCGCCGCGACCCGTACCCCGGTCACGCTGCCGCCCGCAGAGCCGCTGGACCCGGCGCTGGACGACCTGGACTTCGGCCCGGAACTTGAAGCGCAGACGGCGGCCGACCTCCATGGTTCAAGTGACACCGTGGACCATGACAGGGTGGCCTTCATGCCGGCCAGTCCAGCCGCTTCCATGCCCTCTGCGCAGGCGGCGGGCGGGTCGCTGGACCCCTTCAGCGACTGGGACGATGACGACCTGCCGTTCGGCCCGGCCAGCAGCGGGACTGTTCAGGGCGGGGGGGCTCCTGCGGTTCCGGCAGCCCGCGTCTCCGCGCCGTGGGAGGCGGGTCCGCCCGTCTCCCCTGCCCGGCCCGCGCCGGTGCCCTCTGCGCCGACTGTTTCTGCTCCGACTCCGGTCACGGCGCCTGTGGTGGCGGCCCTGCCGCACGAGAAACTCGCGGCGCTGGCGGCGCTGGAGCGTCCGCCCATGCAGGGGGCCTTACCGCTGGCGCTGCCCACGTACGCGCTGCTGGACGCCATTCCGGCGGCGGCGCTGAACACCGAGGCGCTGGACATCTCGGCGCGGCAGCGGGCCAGTCTGATCGACGAGACGCTGCGGCACTTCAACCTGCAGGCGCGGGTGGTGGATTACGCGCGCGGCCCGACCGTCACGCGTTACGAGATCGAGCCCGCACCCGGCGAGAAGATCAGCCGCATCGCGGGCCTCAGTAACGATCTGGCGCGGGCGCTGGCGGTCGGCGGGGTGCGCGTGGAGGCCCCAGTGCCGGGCAAGAGCGTCATCGGTCTGGAAGTCCCGAACGCCGAGCGCGAACCCGTCACGTTCCACCAGGCGGCGGACGCCCCGAGTTTCCGGGCCACGCGCGCAAAACTGCCGATCATTCTGGGCAAGAGCATCGACGGGGAACTGATGGTCGGGGACCTCGCCAAGATGCCGCACCTGCTGGTGGCGGGCAGTACGGGCAGCGGGAAGTCGGTGTGCGTGAACACGCTGATCACCAGTCTGCTGTTCCGGTACCTGCCGACCGAACTGCGCTTCCTGATGATCGACCCGAAGATGGTGGAACTCACGCCGTACGACGGGATTCCGCATCTGGTGCGGAACGTGGTGACCAACCCGGTGGACGCGGCGGGCGTGCTGCTGGGCGCCGTGGCGCACATGGAGCGGCGGTACAAGATGATGTCGCAGGTGGGGGCCAAGAACCTCGAGCAGTTCAACGCGAAGATGCGTCAGATCGGCGAGACGGAACTGCCGCATCTGGTGATCATCATCGACGAGCTGGCGGACCTGATGATCACCAGCCCCAAGGAGGTCGAGAGCGCGATCATGCGGCTGGCGCAGATGGCCCGCGCGACCGGCATGCATCTGGTCCTGGCGACGCAGCGGCCCAGCGTGGACATCCTGACCAGCCTGATCAAGGTGAACGTTCCGGCGCGCATTGCGTTCGCGGTGAGCAGCAGCCACGATTCCCGCACGATTCTGGACGCCATGGGCGCCGAGCGCCTGACCGGCATGGGCGACATGCTGTTCTATCAGCCGGGGCTGATCAAGCCGCTGCGGTTGCAGGGGCCGTACATCAGCGAGGTCGAGTCGGCCCGCATTGCCGACGAACTGCGCCGGCAGGTGTTCGAGGATGATTTCGTGGAGGCTTACGGCTCGGATTTCGAGGGGGGCGTGGAGGCCAGTGGCCCCGGCGCGGACCGCTCGAACATGGACTTCAGTGACCCGCTGCTGCGGCAGGCGGCGCAGATCTGCATCGAGGAGGGTCAGGGGAGCGTGTCGAGGTTGCAGCGTCGCCTGTCGGTGGGGCACGCCCGCGCCGGGAAACTGATGGACATGCTCGAGGCGATGGGAATCGTCAGCAAGCACCAGGGCAGCAAGCCGCGCGACATCCTGATCAGCGAGGCGGATCTGGCCGAGCACTTCGGCCGCTGA
- a CDS encoding fasciclin domain-containing protein has translation MKKQTSFITLSLMLATPALAGGAGAPAARPAPAACMTISQIVAKDPNFSTLATALEAAGLTNTLKSGSYTVFAPTNAAFSKLPSDTLAMALNDTEMLRSILLYHVVPGKVTAKQVMGMSSGMTAQGGSFLVTVTGGKVMIDNATVTKADVVACNGIVHVIDTVLMPAMDAMQGAADTAEPAMAEPVVAEPVMAEPVAAPAAPASVDLMSIPATPVSSGMTTTTNVTTSTTTTDTAASTATTDTVATGDTMMAGTTLYDMIVADERFSTLRDLISDAELTEVLMTTDYTVFAPTNAAFENVNPEQLALIASNPDVLKQVLLYHVVTGKLTGEDLAAATQLRSAEGESLDLTLDGTSQMVNTAMIDGAAIEASNGNIYAINELLLPPELVIPEMPADDGMETTDAAVTDTTTATVTTTTTTTTTAAAPAMTGNALVDALSQPQFSTLLSLVKKADLVAALTAADVTVFAPTNDAFAKVPAATLDALMVNPDALKQVLLFHVVSGRVVDDGLKVSQLRSLEGSSIDLKMDGTNMMAGVLKADVLTGGTYSTRIDAGNSVIYPIDSVLLPPTLK, from the coding sequence ATGAAGAAGCAAACCAGCTTTATCACGCTCAGCCTGATGCTTGCCACGCCTGCCCTGGCCGGCGGCGCAGGTGCGCCCGCAGCCCGCCCCGCTCCCGCAGCCTGCATGACCATCTCGCAGATCGTGGCGAAGGACCCCAACTTCAGCACCCTGGCCACCGCGCTGGAAGCGGCCGGACTGACCAACACCCTCAAGAGCGGCAGCTACACGGTGTTCGCGCCCACCAACGCCGCCTTCTCCAAACTGCCCAGCGATACCCTCGCCATGGCCCTGAACGACACCGAGATGCTGCGCAGCATCCTGCTGTACCACGTGGTGCCCGGTAAGGTCACGGCCAAGCAGGTCATGGGCATGAGCTCGGGCATGACCGCCCAGGGCGGCTCCTTCCTGGTCACCGTGACCGGCGGCAAGGTCATGATCGACAACGCGACCGTCACCAAGGCCGACGTGGTGGCCTGTAACGGCATCGTGCACGTGATCGACACCGTCCTGATGCCCGCCATGGACGCCATGCAGGGCGCGGCCGACACCGCCGAGCCTGCCATGGCCGAGCCCGTGGTGGCTGAACCCGTCATGGCCGAGCCCGTCGCCGCCCCCGCCGCGCCCGCCAGCGTGGACCTGATGAGCATCCCCGCCACGCCCGTCAGCAGCGGCATGACCACCACGACTAATGTGACGACCAGCACCACCACGACCGACACTGCGGCCAGCACCGCCACGACCGATACGGTCGCCACGGGCGACACCATGATGGCCGGCACCACCCTGTACGACATGATCGTGGCCGACGAGCGCTTCAGCACCCTGCGCGACCTGATCAGCGACGCCGAACTGACCGAAGTGCTGATGACCACCGACTACACCGTCTTCGCGCCCACGAACGCAGCGTTCGAGAACGTGAACCCCGAGCAGCTGGCCCTGATCGCCAGCAACCCCGACGTGCTCAAGCAGGTGCTGCTGTACCACGTCGTGACCGGCAAACTGACCGGTGAAGACCTCGCGGCCGCCACCCAGCTGCGCAGCGCCGAGGGCGAGAGCCTCGACCTGACCCTGGACGGCACCAGCCAGATGGTGAACACCGCCATGATCGACGGGGCCGCTATTGAGGCCAGCAACGGCAACATCTACGCCATCAACGAACTGCTGCTGCCCCCCGAACTGGTCATCCCCGAGATGCCCGCCGACGACGGCATGGAAACGACGGACGCCGCCGTGACCGACACCACGACCGCCACGGTCACCACCACGACGACCACCACGACCACTGCGGCGGCCCCCGCCATGACCGGTAACGCCCTCGTGGACGCCCTGAGCCAGCCGCAGTTCAGCACCCTGCTGAGCCTCGTCAAGAAAGCCGATCTGGTCGCCGCACTGACCGCCGCTGACGTGACGGTCTTTGCCCCCACCAACGACGCCTTCGCCAAGGTGCCCGCCGCGACCCTGGACGCCCTGATGGTCAACCCCGACGCCCTGAAACAGGTCCTGCTGTTCCACGTCGTTTCCGGCCGCGTGGTCGACGACGGCCTGAAGGTCAGCCAGCTGCGCTCGCTGGAAGGCAGCTCCATCGACCTGAAGATGGACGGCACCAACATGATGGCCGGCGTTCTGAAGGCCGACGTTCTGACGGGCGGCACGTACAGCACCCGCATCGACGCCGGTAACAGCGTCATCTACCCCATCGACTCCGTGCTGCTGCCCCCCACCCTGAAGTAA
- a CDS encoding metallophosphoesterase family protein, protein MRVAILADIHGNADALAAVLRDARAQGAGRLIVNGDVVNRGPDSVQVLQTLLDRDDVTFTLGNHDDLLRLWQARSDVLPPEWFPDPFWGATAWSADQLDAAGLLHVPADWPMTLTLREPGLPLVQVAHGTADHYRESLSDRTPAERVQALRRAPDGGEYGVLIASHIHRPVNAVIDGTWVVNTGSVGSPATGDPRAQYLLLEPTPHGWQVTPRAVPYDRSGVLGRFASSGLLGMGLSAEIFRQEVITARSLYTPYWAWTEQDALPRTQATWDAFLSTLDARTAG, encoded by the coding sequence ATGAGGGTGGCGATTCTGGCAGACATTCACGGGAACGCCGACGCGCTGGCGGCCGTGCTGCGCGACGCGCGGGCGCAGGGGGCCGGGCGGCTGATCGTGAACGGAGACGTGGTGAACCGGGGGCCGGATTCCGTGCAGGTCCTCCAGACGCTGCTGGACCGGGACGACGTGACGTTCACGCTGGGGAATCACGATGACCTCCTGCGGCTGTGGCAGGCGCGCAGTGATGTGCTGCCGCCCGAATGGTTTCCGGACCCGTTCTGGGGGGCCACTGCCTGGAGTGCCGATCAGCTGGACGCGGCGGGACTGCTGCACGTCCCGGCCGACTGGCCGATGACCCTGACGCTGCGTGAGCCGGGGTTGCCGCTGGTGCAGGTAGCGCACGGCACCGCCGATCATTACCGCGAGAGCCTGAGCGACCGCACGCCCGCAGAGCGCGTGCAGGCGCTGCGCCGCGCCCCGGACGGCGGCGAGTACGGCGTGCTGATCGCCTCTCACATTCACCGGCCCGTGAACGCCGTGATCGACGGCACGTGGGTGGTGAATACGGGGTCGGTCGGGTCGCCAGCCACGGGTGATCCGCGCGCCCAGTACCTGCTGCTCGAACCCACGCCACACGGCTGGCAGGTCACGCCGCGCGCCGTGCCGTACGACCGTAGCGGCGTCCTGGGCCGCTTTGCAAGTAGTGGCCTGCTGGGAATGGGCCTGAGCGCCGAGATCTTCCGGCAGGAAGTCATCACGGCCCGCAGCCTGTACACGCCGTACTGGGCCTGGACCGAACAGGACGCCCTGCCGCGCACGCAGGCCACCTGGGACGCCTTCCTGAGCACCCTGGACGCCCGCACGGCCGGTTGA
- a CDS encoding ABC transporter permease: MPDMPPTAASRPARGLRPRMVWHVAARDLLSTLRDRRTLNATVLMPLILIPLLTLGLPLMLGSFIGGQQQERQKIGVAGTLPAPLRAALERDETLPDGTVVRAGVTLVPVTDPTRAVQSGDVDAAIRAATPLPTRAGSGTGTLEVHAKLGSLSAQTGAYGKVRGVVEEYNHTLAVSRLNSLGLNEQTLTPVTLSPVDTSTQQEQRSGQLAFLIPMLMVQFILSGAMATAVDATAGEKERGTLESLIVSPIRRAEVVAGKLLATTVTALTSAAFSVMGFVLSGVALNVWLGGQAPDTAALTREMSGQLTLSVGGTLTLLGVAVSAALLISALLIAIGIYARSFKEAQTYIAPISILIVIPALLLQFADFLTLGTGVYAIPIFGGMVAILDTVQGDINPLNALLAMTVNIAGAALLSALALRSFNREEVIFRN, from the coding sequence ATGCCTGACATGCCCCCCACCGCTGCGTCCCGCCCTGCCCGCGGCCTGCGGCCCCGCATGGTCTGGCACGTCGCCGCCCGCGACCTGCTCTCCACGCTGCGCGACCGCCGCACCCTGAACGCCACCGTCCTGATGCCCCTGATCCTGATTCCCCTGCTGACCCTGGGCCTGCCCCTGATGCTGGGCAGTTTCATCGGCGGGCAGCAGCAGGAACGCCAGAAGATCGGCGTGGCCGGCACCCTGCCCGCCCCGCTGCGCGCCGCCCTGGAACGTGACGAGACCCTCCCGGACGGCACGGTCGTCCGCGCCGGCGTGACGCTGGTGCCCGTCACGGACCCCACGCGCGCCGTGCAGTCCGGGGACGTGGACGCCGCCATCCGCGCCGCCACGCCTCTGCCCACCCGCGCCGGCAGCGGCACCGGCACCCTGGAGGTGCACGCCAAACTCGGCAGTCTCAGCGCCCAGACCGGCGCGTACGGCAAGGTTCGCGGCGTGGTCGAGGAGTACAACCACACCCTGGCGGTCAGCCGCCTGAACAGCCTGGGCCTGAACGAACAGACCCTGACGCCCGTCACCCTGAGCCCCGTGGACACCAGCACCCAGCAGGAACAGCGCAGCGGGCAACTGGCCTTCCTGATCCCCATGCTGATGGTGCAGTTCATCCTGTCCGGCGCGATGGCCACCGCCGTGGACGCCACCGCCGGCGAGAAGGAACGCGGCACCCTCGAAAGCCTGATCGTCTCCCCGATCCGCCGGGCCGAGGTGGTCGCCGGGAAACTCCTGGCCACCACCGTCACCGCCCTGACCAGCGCCGCGTTCAGCGTCATGGGCTTCGTCCTCAGCGGCGTCGCCCTGAACGTCTGGCTGGGCGGTCAGGCGCCGGACACCGCCGCCCTGACGCGCGAGATGAGCGGGCAACTGACCCTCAGCGTCGGCGGCACCCTGACCCTGCTGGGCGTGGCCGTCAGCGCCGCCCTGCTGATCAGCGCCCTGCTGATCGCCATCGGCATCTACGCCCGCTCCTTCAAGGAAGCGCAGACGTACATCGCGCCCATCAGCATCCTGATCGTCATTCCGGCCCTCCTGCTGCAATTCGCGGACTTCCTGACCCTGGGAACCGGCGTGTACGCCATTCCCATCTTCGGCGGCATGGTCGCCATCCTGGACACCGTGCAGGGCGACATCAACCCCCTGAATGCGCTGCTGGCCATGACCGTGAACATCGCGGGCGCGGCCCTGCTGAGCGCCCTGGCCCTGCGGTCCTTCAACCGCGAAGAGGTCATCTTCCGCAACTGA
- a CDS encoding ATP-binding cassette domain-containing protein produces the protein MLDIQELRKTYGTFTALRGVNLHARGGEVFGLLGPNGAGKTTLLRIMATLLRPDSGQVTLAGHDALRDPESVRRVVGVVNGGMGLPARLTGREVLRSFAALYDLTRAQADARIAELDERLELGRTLDTRAGEYSTGMKQKVVIARAVIHDPAVLILDEAASGLDIFARRTLLDFVQATRAPGRLTVYSTHVMSEAEELCDRVAILHEGALVTTGSVPDILERTGERNLERAFFSLLRGEAAHA, from the coding sequence ATGCTCGACATTCAGGAACTACGCAAAACCTACGGAACGTTCACCGCGCTGCGCGGCGTGAACCTGCACGCACGCGGCGGCGAGGTCTTCGGTCTGCTCGGCCCGAACGGAGCGGGGAAGACCACGCTGCTTCGCATCATGGCCACTCTGCTGCGCCCCGACAGCGGTCAGGTCACCCTGGCCGGACATGACGCCCTGCGTGACCCGGAATCGGTGCGGCGCGTGGTGGGCGTCGTGAACGGCGGCATGGGCCTGCCCGCCCGCCTGACCGGACGCGAGGTGCTGCGGTCCTTCGCGGCGCTGTACGACCTGACCCGCGCGCAGGCCGACGCCCGCATCGCTGAACTCGACGAACGCCTCGAACTCGGGCGCACGCTCGACACCCGCGCCGGGGAGTACTCGACCGGCATGAAACAGAAGGTCGTGATCGCCCGCGCCGTCATTCACGACCCGGCCGTCCTGATTCTCGACGAGGCTGCCAGCGGACTGGACATCTTCGCGCGCCGCACCCTGCTGGACTTCGTGCAGGCCACCCGCGCGCCGGGCCGCCTGACCGTGTACTCCACGCACGTCATGAGCGAGGCGGAAGAACTCTGCGACCGGGTCGCCATCCTGCACGAGGGCGCGCTCGTCACGACCGGCAGCGTCCCGGACATCCTGGAGCGCACCGGGGAACGCAACCTGGAACGCGCGTTCTTCTCGCTGCTGCGCGGGGAGGCCGCCCATGCCTGA
- a CDS encoding transcriptional regulator gives MFNPPTLEDLQETRRANEKLVLKALESKPEWVETELAKTTGLALSHLRAALASLLDQGRVRRLPGTGTRAVYGLADPGLADVPATPLTGDAKRVRDYLEGRADSALYMSDQLRMTREDVMTALSLLNAHGMITCTFVGSLVIFRLKETQALGSEQAAPAAAGKKKQVA, from the coding sequence ATGTTCAATCCCCCCACCCTTGAAGACCTGCAGGAAACCCGCCGCGCCAACGAGAAACTCGTCCTGAAGGCACTGGAAAGCAAGCCGGAATGGGTCGAGACTGAACTTGCCAAGACCACCGGACTGGCCCTGTCGCACCTGCGCGCCGCGCTGGCCAGCCTGCTCGACCAGGGCCGCGTGCGCCGCCTGCCCGGCACCGGCACCCGCGCCGTGTACGGTCTGGCCGACCCCGGCCTGGCCGACGTGCCCGCCACGCCCCTGACGGGCGACGCCAAGCGCGTCCGCGACTACCTGGAGGGCCGCGCCGACAGTGCCCTGTACATGAGCGACCAGCTGCGCATGACCCGCGAGGACGTCATGACCGCCCTGAGCCTTCTGAACGCGCACGGCATGATCACCTGCACCTTCGTGGGCAGCCTCGTGATCTTCCGCCTGAAAGAAACCCAGGCGCTCGGCAGCGAGCAGGCCGCCCCGGCCGCCGCCGGCAAGAAGAAACAGGTCGCCTGA
- a CDS encoding cyclic-di-AMP receptor — MKLVLAVIQDADATALVRVLSENAFEVTKLASTGGFLREGNTTLMIGVDDERLEELKRHVQRTCRARTRLVAPSVPMGEQNEGLVGDPVEVPVGGAVMFVMGVQEFIKV; from the coding sequence ATGAAGCTTGTGCTCGCTGTGATTCAGGACGCTGACGCGACCGCGCTGGTGCGGGTGCTGTCCGAGAACGCCTTCGAAGTCACGAAGCTGGCCAGCACCGGCGGCTTCCTGCGCGAAGGCAACACCACCCTCATGATCGGCGTGGACGACGAACGCCTCGAGGAACTCAAACGGCACGTGCAGCGCACCTGCCGCGCCCGCACCCGACTGGTGGCGCCCAGCGTCCCCATGGGCGAACAGAACGAGGGTCTCGTCGGCGACCCGGTCGAGGTGCCGGTCGGCGGGGCCGTGATGTTCGTCATGGGCGTGCAGGAATTTATCAAGGTCTGA